The following coding sequences are from one Gossypium raimondii isolate GPD5lz chromosome 4, ASM2569854v1, whole genome shotgun sequence window:
- the LOC105780980 gene encoding uncharacterized protein LOC105780980, which produces MTTTKIFVSPVVIPAKSPVAFMILFALLMFLMLTDSIVSNISLESAAFTQKQDSQSLQTLTVTRNIKSDVVLPLSLTVSTKNNIVDGDSEHQNSLASSLGVREKRGIGKFRRKLPEHEILKSDELTKKFHGRVLEFFNRGCELHFFMTWISKVGSFGRREIMAAESVFKAHPNGCLMILSRTMDSVQGYRILKPLLDRGFKVIAVAPDFPFLVKNTPAEAWLDDMKSGKKDPGVIPLAQNLSNLMRLVVLYKYGGVYLDTDFIVMRSFKGLKNTIGAQSIDVVSKNWTRLNNAVLVFDMKHPLVLKFIEEFALTFDGNKWGHNGPYMVSRVVRRVEGRPGYNFTILPPMALYPVDWIKIGGLFKMPKDRAGSRWIESKVQQLKRQTYGVHLWNKQSSKLVVEEGSVMERLMAQNCVLCTHIYSS; this is translated from the coding sequence ATGACGACAACCAAAATTTTCGTCAGCCCGGTTGTTATTCCAGCTAAATCCCCTGTTGCTTTTATGATCTTGTTTGCTCTTCTGATGTTTCTTATGTTAACAGATAGTATCGTTTCTAATATTTCGCTGGAATCGGCTGCCTTCACTCAAAAACAAGATTCCCAATCGTTGCAGACTCTAACAGTTACAAGAAATATCAAGTCGGATGTTGTTCTTCCTCTGTCACTGACTGTTTCCACGAAAAACAACATCGTTGATGGTGATAGTGAACATCAGAATTCTCTAGCTTCTTCCTTGGGTGTTAGAGAAAAACGTGGAATTGGGAAATTCAGGAGAAAACTGCCAGAACATGAGATTTTGAAGTCAGACGAGTTGACAAAGAAGTTCCATGGCCGAGTTCTTGAATTCTTCAACCGTGGGTGCGAGCTTCACTTCTTCATGACATGGATTTCAAAGGTAGGGTCCTTTGGGAGAAGAGAAATCATGGCTGCTGAAAGCGTTTTCAAAGCCCACCCTAATGGTTGCTTGATGATTCTATCGAGAACCATGGACTCAGTACAAGGTTACAGGATCCTTAAACCGTTGCTTGATCGTGGGTTCAAAGTTATAGCAGTGGCACCGGACTTTCCATTTCTGGTCAAGAATACACCTGCTGAAGCTTGGCTTGATGATATGAAGAGTGGGAAAAAGGACCCTGGTGTGATTCCGTTGGCTCAGAATCTATCTAATTTGATGAGGCTTGTAGTGTTATACAAGTACGGAGGTGTTTACTTGGATACGGATTTCATAGTGATGAGGAGTTTTAAAGGGTTGAAGAACACAATTGGAGCACAAAGCATTGATGTGGTGTCTAAGAACTGGACAAGATTGAACAATGCAGTACTGGTCTTTGATATGAAACATCCACTTGTACTCAAGTTCATTGAGGAATTTGCTTTGACTTTTGATGGGAACAAATGGGGACATAATGGGCCTTATATGGTTTCAAGGGTAGTTCGCAGAGTAGAAGGCAGACCTGGTTATAATTTTACAATCTTGCCACCTATGGCTTTGTATCCTGTTGATTGGATTAAAATAGGAGGTCTGTTTAAGATGCCTAAAGACAGGGCAGGCTCGAGATGGATAGAGTCTAAGGTGCAGCAGCTAAAGAGGCAAACATATGGAGTACATCTCTGGAATAAGCAAAGTAGCAAATTAGTGGTTGAAGAGGGAAGTGTAATGGAAAGATTAATGGCACAGAACTGTGTTTtgtgtacacatatatatagcTCTTAG